From Arcticibacter tournemirensis, one genomic window encodes:
- a CDS encoding FAD-dependent oxidoreductase — MENPSVWRDEVHSPAFPQLSGDISADVVIIGGGITGITAAYLLSIAGKSVVVLESNKVGQSSTGFSTGNLYASVGGEGLHSISSKFNEAKLIEVVESRAAAVDLIEEIIAVNDIECDFKRVSWNLFSVEGQRQSFINDERTAAAVAGLTVSSHVPYTSPVKDGFAVPNQAQFNPLKYVVSLASKIDSESCRIFEHSRVVKVEEGETCTVETEHGKVTAPKVIMATHTPKGLYMVHASMGPYREYAVAAIATGSYPEAGIYWEMQETEHYSVRTYDSPHGKIIMVLGEMHKVGQKEENLECYHKLEAFLRKRFDVGDVVYRWSAQQYKPADSIPYIGLSSGDSKTYIATGFGADGLVYGTLAAMIISDSILEKPNKWSKTYDASRITLLASASNFIKENANVAYEMVKDLLTTDADSFAEVRTYEGKIMELEGSKYAVHRDGDGELHIVTAICPHMGCVVHWNTAEQSWDCPCHGSRFSKHGDVLEGPAINPLKKVVI, encoded by the coding sequence ATGGAAAACCCTTCAGTATGGCGGGACGAAGTACATTCTCCTGCATTTCCCCAATTAAGCGGCGACATTAGCGCGGATGTGGTAATTATTGGCGGTGGCATCACCGGGATCACTGCTGCATATTTACTATCAATAGCCGGGAAGTCGGTTGTCGTGCTTGAGTCAAATAAAGTTGGACAAAGCTCTACTGGTTTTTCGACCGGAAACTTATATGCCTCAGTAGGAGGAGAGGGTCTGCATTCGATATCTTCTAAGTTTAATGAAGCTAAATTAATAGAGGTTGTTGAATCAAGGGCCGCCGCCGTTGATCTTATTGAAGAGATCATAGCTGTAAATGATATCGAATGTGATTTTAAAAGAGTTTCCTGGAATCTGTTTTCCGTAGAAGGGCAGCGCCAGTCGTTTATAAACGACGAAAGGACCGCGGCTGCGGTAGCCGGACTGACCGTCTCGTCTCATGTTCCATATACTTCACCCGTCAAAGATGGTTTTGCTGTCCCTAACCAGGCGCAGTTTAACCCTTTAAAATATGTAGTTTCTCTGGCTTCAAAAATTGACTCGGAATCCTGCCGCATTTTCGAGCATAGCAGGGTAGTGAAAGTGGAAGAAGGAGAGACTTGTACCGTCGAAACAGAGCATGGAAAAGTGACTGCCCCCAAAGTGATCATGGCAACTCACACTCCTAAGGGACTTTATATGGTACATGCTTCTATGGGGCCATACCGCGAGTATGCTGTTGCTGCTATAGCTACTGGATCGTATCCTGAGGCAGGAATTTACTGGGAAATGCAGGAAACAGAGCATTATTCCGTGCGGACTTACGATTCACCTCATGGGAAGATTATTATGGTTCTTGGTGAAATGCATAAGGTTGGACAGAAGGAAGAAAACCTTGAGTGTTATCATAAGCTTGAAGCGTTTTTAAGAAAGCGATTTGATGTGGGCGATGTTGTGTACCGATGGTCAGCACAGCAGTATAAACCTGCTGATAGTATCCCCTATATTGGCCTGAGTTCGGGCGATTCAAAAACGTATATAGCTACCGGGTTTGGTGCCGATGGTTTAGTCTACGGAACGCTCGCTGCTATGATTATCAGTGATAGCATTTTAGAAAAGCCAAACAAGTGGAGCAAAACCTATGATGCATCCCGTATCACGCTTCTCGCATCGGCATCTAACTTCATTAAAGAAAATGCGAACGTGGCATATGAAATGGTTAAGGATCTCCTGACCACAGATGCCGACAGCTTTGCCGAAGTAAGAACCTATGAGGGGAAGATAATGGAGCTCGAGGGTTCAAAATATGCCGTTCATCGCGACGGGGATGGCGAGCTACATATAGTCACTGCTATCTGCCCGCACATGGGTTGTGTGGTTCACTGGAATACCGCCGAACAATCCTGGGACTGCCCATGCCATGGAAGCCGCTTTTCTAAACATGGCGACGTGCTGGAGGGCCCCGCAATCAATCCACTGAAAAAAGTGGTCATTTGA
- a CDS encoding IS1182 family transposase encodes MKTRSNVHFKALTSQQVVLFPSNIGDRIPSDHPVRIVNQVVESLNIDDILSGYKGGGTSSFHPRMLIKVLFYSYFCNIYSCRKMAQALQENIHFMWLSGNSTPDFRTINDFRGKRLKDKIQHLFAELVRLMADLGYVSLDIQYVDGTKLESASNRYTFVWKGSTEKNKAKLEEKITGVLGDIDRSIKHDKAELASPEKPGVPVSSTELKNRIDELNGRLAELNKQQKKEVKKLEKDALPRLEKYEAQLETLGTRNSYSKTDQDATFMRMKEDHMKNGQLKPAYNTQISTENQFITNFSIHQRAGDTATLTLHLEQFKAHYNKQSKKVVADSGYGSEQNYQWMEDNDIEAFIKYNYFHKEQKRSFKKNIYHASNLPYDVQGDYFICPAGKRMIKMEESERISELGYKSKVSCYKTESCQGCPLRKMCYKGDEDRKIEVNHALRAFKEKVKQKLLSEEGVRLRKNRAIEPEAVFGQLKSNNRFNRFRLRTLPKVNIEFGLAAIAHNLRKMAAKAA; translated from the coding sequence ATGAAAACAAGATCAAATGTACATTTTAAGGCGTTAACCTCGCAGCAGGTTGTGCTTTTTCCCTCGAACATAGGGGATCGGATTCCATCAGATCATCCTGTCCGTATTGTTAACCAAGTTGTTGAATCACTTAATATCGATGATATTCTTTCAGGATATAAAGGCGGCGGTACCAGCAGCTTTCATCCCAGAATGCTAATTAAAGTACTTTTCTACAGTTACTTCTGTAATATTTATTCTTGTCGAAAGATGGCTCAGGCCCTGCAGGAAAATATCCACTTCATGTGGCTATCAGGCAACAGTACCCCTGATTTCCGCACTATTAACGATTTTCGTGGTAAGCGGTTAAAGGATAAGATCCAGCATCTGTTTGCAGAACTGGTCCGTTTGATGGCTGATCTTGGCTATGTCAGTCTTGATATCCAGTATGTGGACGGCACCAAGCTGGAATCGGCTTCGAACCGGTATACCTTTGTATGGAAAGGCTCTACAGAGAAGAATAAAGCAAAGCTGGAAGAAAAAATAACCGGAGTACTTGGGGATATAGATAGGTCTATAAAGCATGATAAAGCGGAACTGGCCTCACCGGAAAAGCCAGGCGTTCCTGTAAGTTCAACGGAACTTAAGAACAGGATAGATGAACTGAACGGTCGTTTGGCAGAGCTGAACAAGCAACAAAAAAAAGAGGTTAAGAAGCTTGAAAAAGATGCACTTCCCCGACTTGAGAAATATGAAGCGCAACTGGAAACTTTAGGCACACGCAACAGCTACAGCAAGACCGATCAGGATGCTACTTTCATGCGGATGAAGGAAGACCATATGAAAAACGGCCAGCTTAAACCGGCTTATAATACCCAGATTAGTACCGAGAATCAGTTTATTACCAACTTTTCCATTCACCAGCGTGCCGGAGATACTGCCACTTTGACCCTCCACCTGGAGCAGTTCAAAGCACATTACAATAAACAATCAAAGAAAGTAGTGGCAGACTCAGGGTATGGAAGCGAGCAGAACTACCAGTGGATGGAGGATAATGATATTGAGGCTTTTATCAAGTACAATTACTTTCATAAAGAACAAAAACGCAGCTTTAAAAAGAATATATATCATGCCTCAAACCTGCCCTACGATGTGCAAGGGGATTACTTTATATGTCCGGCAGGCAAACGTATGATCAAAATGGAGGAATCTGAGCGCATCTCAGAGCTGGGGTATAAATCTAAGGTGAGCTGTTACAAAACAGAGAGCTGCCAGGGCTGTCCGCTCAGGAAAATGTGTTATAAAGGCGATGAAGACCGTAAAATTGAGGTCAACCATGCCTTAAGGGCCTTTAAGGAGAAAGTGAAGCAAAAGCTGTTAAGTGAAGAAGGTGTTAGGCTCAGAAAGAACAGAGCGATAGAACCAGAAGCTGTATTTGGTCAACTAAAAAGCAATAACAGGTTCAATCGATTCAGACTACGTACACTCCCTAAAGTAAATATCGAGTTCGGACTGGCCGCCATAGCACATAACTTAAGGAAAATGGCAGCAAAAGCTGCTTAA